One part of the Gemmatimonadaceae bacterium genome encodes these proteins:
- a CDS encoding DUF2723 domain-containing protein, whose translation MKRLDVSEGDKILSARWPGWIPWLAAALMLGGGFVDLVRGGITISAILLSLGYCVALPWAILAGGRRRGADGSMATPWHGAALAASAVFGLYLLTLSPSTAMWDASEYIAAAFTFGLPHPPGNPMFVILGRFFSLLPVAPGIAMRVNVLAALSSAVAAAVWFLVAHRVAARWGLSRWQALVAGGLAALIGATAFTVWNQSVVNEKVYTVSLAGIAIISWLTLRWSDQPDGPYADRLLVLVAYLLGLGYANHMAGMLPMPAVGLVVLLTRPRTLLRWKLIAAAGCALLAGMTPFATQPIRAAFQPPINEGEPTACREGLALSCTFSKGTWDAFTYNFNRGQYGKPDLAERQAPFRAQLGMWWLYFRWQWWRDAHDESPGTQAAIAAAFFMLAVAGGVVHYRRDRRGFWFFGPLMLLMTVVLVYYLNFRYGASQDTALDVPREVRDRDYFFLWSFSAWGVWAALGLTWLWVTIGQLLPRREDGAPVWRLAPLAGAPVLALAFVPLFGNWSFASRRDDTTTIAFARDLLNSVEPYGVLVTAGDNDTFPLWYAQEVEGVRKDVTVAVLSLMNTDWFARGILRRPVVAYDTATGPTIYRDGTWPRPEGPPLKLTLAEADSVPQYMVVPQPLRFQAKGLDLTIDPRRLPQVEGGGLLERADLLVLRMIADTWPQRPLFISRTAGAYAETLGLGAHTLSQGLARKVIPAPVASRDTVFVPGSGWLDVKRSMALWGSFGGPAAILRRNDWIDRPSLSTVYSYLVAGGELSDVLHYRGDSVAARGVADLVGRVARATRLGHLLQPQDAGAPPLGGDTAR comes from the coding sequence ATGAAGCGACTCGACGTGTCCGAGGGAGACAAGATTTTGTCTGCGCGTTGGCCAGGGTGGATCCCATGGCTGGCTGCGGCCCTCATGCTCGGCGGCGGGTTCGTCGACCTCGTGCGTGGTGGCATCACCATATCGGCGATCCTGCTCTCGCTCGGCTACTGCGTCGCGCTGCCGTGGGCGATCCTGGCCGGGGGAAGGCGCCGCGGCGCTGACGGATCGATGGCGACACCCTGGCACGGCGCGGCGCTCGCGGCCTCCGCCGTCTTCGGCCTGTACCTGCTCACGCTCTCGCCGTCCACGGCGATGTGGGATGCGAGCGAATACATCGCGGCCGCGTTCACCTTCGGGCTGCCGCACCCACCCGGCAATCCCATGTTTGTCATCCTGGGCAGGTTCTTCTCCCTGCTCCCGGTGGCGCCCGGCATCGCGATGCGAGTGAACGTACTTGCCGCCCTTTCGAGCGCGGTGGCGGCGGCGGTCTGGTTTCTCGTGGCGCATCGCGTCGCCGCGCGTTGGGGGCTTTCGCGTTGGCAGGCGCTGGTTGCCGGCGGGCTCGCGGCGCTCATCGGCGCGACCGCGTTCACCGTCTGGAATCAGTCGGTCGTGAACGAGAAGGTCTACACGGTTTCGCTCGCCGGCATCGCGATCATCAGCTGGCTCACCTTGCGCTGGAGCGACCAGCCCGACGGTCCGTACGCCGATCGACTGCTCGTGCTGGTGGCGTACCTGCTCGGCCTTGGCTACGCGAACCACATGGCCGGCATGTTGCCGATGCCCGCCGTCGGGCTCGTGGTCCTGCTCACGAGACCGCGCACGTTGCTGCGATGGAAGCTCATCGCGGCGGCCGGGTGCGCGCTGCTGGCCGGCATGACCCCGTTCGCCACGCAGCCCATTCGTGCCGCGTTCCAGCCGCCGATCAACGAGGGCGAGCCTACCGCGTGCCGCGAGGGGCTCGCGCTTTCGTGCACCTTCTCGAAGGGCACGTGGGATGCGTTCACCTACAACTTCAACCGTGGACAGTACGGCAAGCCCGATCTCGCCGAGCGCCAAGCGCCGTTCCGGGCACAGCTCGGCATGTGGTGGCTCTACTTTCGCTGGCAGTGGTGGCGCGACGCGCACGACGAGTCGCCCGGGACGCAGGCGGCGATCGCCGCTGCGTTCTTCATGCTTGCTGTGGCCGGAGGCGTCGTGCACTACCGGCGTGACCGGCGCGGTTTCTGGTTCTTCGGGCCGCTCATGCTGCTGATGACTGTGGTGCTGGTCTACTATCTGAACTTCCGGTACGGCGCCTCCCAGGACACGGCGCTGGACGTGCCGCGCGAAGTCCGCGATCGCGACTACTTCTTCCTGTGGAGCTTCTCGGCGTGGGGCGTGTGGGCCGCGCTCGGACTCACGTGGCTCTGGGTGACGATCGGACAGCTCCTGCCGCGACGAGAGGATGGGGCGCCAGTGTGGCGGCTGGCGCCGCTGGCTGGCGCGCCCGTGCTCGCTCTGGCCTTCGTTCCGCTATTCGGCAACTGGTCGTTTGCCTCCCGACGGGACGACACGACCACCATTGCGTTTGCGCGCGACCTCCTGAACTCGGTGGAGCCCTACGGGGTGCTCGTCACGGCTGGTGACAACGACACGTTCCCGCTGTGGTATGCGCAGGAGGTGGAGGGCGTGCGAAAGGACGTGACCGTCGCGGTGCTCTCGCTCATGAACACGGACTGGTTCGCGCGCGGCATCCTCCGCCGGCCGGTCGTCGCGTACGACACCGCGACCGGGCCGACGATCTATCGAGACGGCACATGGCCCAGGCCCGAGGGCCCGCCGCTCAAACTCACTCTCGCCGAGGCGGACTCGGTGCCGCAGTACATGGTGGTGCCGCAGCCGCTGCGGTTCCAGGCGAAGGGACTCGACCTCACGATCGATCCGCGTCGACTGCCGCAGGTGGAGGGTGGTGGGCTCCTCGAGCGCGCAGACCTGCTCGTCCTTCGCATGATCGCCGATACGTGGCCGCAGCGGCCGCTGTTCATCAGTCGTACGGCCGGCGCCTACGCGGAGACGCTCGGCCTCGGTGCCCATACCCTGTCGCAGGGGTTGGCGCGCAAGGTGATACCGGCACCGGTCGCGTCGCGGGACACCGTGTTCGTGCCCGGCAGCGGCTGGTTGGACGTGAAGCGCTCGATGGCCCTGTGGGGGAGCTTCGGCGGGCCGGCTGCCATCCTCAGGCGGAACGATTGGATCGATCGCCCGTCGCTGAGTACGGTGTATTCCTACCTGGTCGCGGGCGGTGAGCTGTCCGATGTGTTGCACTACCGAGGCGACAGCGTTGCGGCGCGTGGGGTGGCGGATCTCGTCGGTCGCGTGGCGCGCGCCACGCGGCTCGGTCATCTGTTGCAGCCGCAGGACGCGGGCGCTCCGCCGCTCGGCGGTGATACGGCGCGGTAG
- a CDS encoding M56 family metallopeptidase encodes MSSTLLMTPADSARAVGEVYGVSLLATVPIVLAIGVMLAMRGASAGARVLLWRAAIVAVLVTALGRLVPFHWMAWVVPEGLASPLIALGTAQLAVGTSGVRDGASWLVPGLAALYVCGVVAVLTPLVVSRVRLVRLLARAASLRDAGWQQPFGAALAASGVRGDVQLVMSTGVRVPMTWGWRRPVVVVPVAAVEWGEAQRRAALLHELMHVRGRDAVFTVLARVACALLWFHPGVWWLSAQLAEDVELACDDRVLLGGVRRSDYAELLVTALDGHGIPAGAAALVRRSGLRARLQAIADTTRVVRVPSRRASLVAIAATIAVAVPVATVRVAPTREVLTSLMRDVRWESRAYAVVRLAQRRDSVEVARAAADRDPSPRVRAWAHYALARGVDLTAPVAKPTFN; translated from the coding sequence ATGTCGAGCACGTTGTTGATGACGCCCGCCGACAGCGCGCGTGCAGTGGGAGAGGTGTACGGCGTGTCGCTGCTGGCGACGGTACCGATCGTGCTGGCGATTGGCGTCATGCTCGCGATGCGTGGCGCCTCGGCGGGCGCACGCGTCCTGCTCTGGCGTGCGGCGATCGTGGCGGTGCTCGTGACGGCGCTGGGTCGCCTGGTGCCGTTTCACTGGATGGCGTGGGTGGTGCCGGAGGGCCTGGCTTCGCCGCTCATCGCGTTAGGCACGGCGCAGCTGGCGGTGGGCACCTCCGGTGTGCGGGACGGCGCCTCGTGGTTGGTGCCGGGGCTCGCCGCGCTGTACGTGTGCGGCGTGGTGGCCGTGCTCACGCCGTTGGTGGTGTCGCGCGTTCGGCTGGTGCGCTTGCTGGCGCGCGCGGCCTCCCTGCGTGATGCGGGGTGGCAGCAGCCGTTTGGTGCAGCACTCGCTGCCAGTGGCGTGCGGGGCGACGTGCAGCTGGTGATGTCGACCGGAGTCCGAGTACCGATGACGTGGGGATGGCGACGACCGGTGGTGGTGGTACCCGTTGCCGCGGTCGAATGGGGCGAGGCGCAGCGGCGCGCGGCGCTCCTGCACGAGCTGATGCACGTGCGTGGCCGGGATGCCGTGTTCACCGTGTTGGCACGCGTGGCCTGCGCGCTCCTGTGGTTCCATCCCGGTGTGTGGTGGCTGAGCGCGCAACTCGCCGAAGACGTGGAGCTTGCCTGCGACGACCGGGTGCTGCTCGGGGGCGTGCGACGGAGTGACTACGCGGAGCTGTTGGTGACGGCGCTGGACGGTCACGGCATTCCGGCGGGGGCGGCGGCACTCGTCAGGCGGAGCGGCCTTCGCGCGCGTCTGCAGGCGATCGCGGACACCACGCGCGTCGTGCGCGTGCCTTCCCGAAGGGCATCGCTGGTGGCGATCGCGGCGACCATCGCGGTCGCGGTTCCGGTGGCGACCGTACGCGTGGCGCCGACGCGAGAGGTACTCACGTCGCTGATGCGCGATGTGCGCTGGGAGTCACGGGCCTACGCCGTGGTGCGCCTGGCGCAGCGCAGGGATTCCGTGGAGGTGGCCCGCGCGGCCGCCGACCGGGATCCGAGTCCACGCGTGCGTGCGTGGGCGCACTACGCACTGGCGCGCGGCGTCGACCTCACGGCGCCGGTGGCCAAACCCACGTTCAACTAA
- a CDS encoding BlaI/MecI/CopY family transcriptional regulator, which yields MDVVYRLGGATAVQIRDELPEPPHAAAVRTLLRILEGKGQLRHVKDGPRHVYLPVTPRSVAQRSAVRHLLSTFFNGSRSAAVAALLDDGELPLTQGERDEVQAVVKRLRAEGR from the coding sequence ATGGATGTCGTGTACCGCCTCGGTGGTGCGACGGCGGTGCAGATTCGCGACGAGCTGCCGGAACCGCCACATGCGGCCGCTGTGCGGACGCTGCTGCGTATCCTCGAAGGCAAGGGTCAACTGCGGCACGTGAAGGATGGGCCGCGACACGTGTATCTCCCGGTGACGCCACGCAGCGTGGCGCAGCGTTCGGCCGTCCGGCACCTGCTCAGCACGTTCTTCAACGGGTCGCGCTCGGCCGCGGTCGCCGCCCTCCTCGATGACGGCGAGCTGCCACTCACGCAGGGCGAGCGCGACGAAGTGCAGGCGGTGGTGAAGCGCCTGCGCGCCGAGGGGCGTTGA
- a CDS encoding galactokinase produces MTDDVQQLRRIGLSEAQAAIKAEMFRRADEALDGIGADAARWSIWVPGRLEVFGKHTDYAGGRSVLCAVERGFVVRAALRRDRRVRAVDVALQDSCDTSLDPDVPKPEAGWQRYVATVARRLARNFPSARRGVDLAFHSDLPIAAGMSSSSALMIAVFVSLAKSNDLRSSEEFRREIFSREELATYLGCIENGDAFRSLEGDGGVGTFGGSQDHTAIMCSIPGRLVQYGFRPVHREAVYRMPPTHTFVVASSGVVAEKTVGARDAYNRASRMVTHLVSAWNGTTGRADPTLADALRSNARASARLHEIARAETGPFSADELTQRLQQFELEALELIPAVGSALARGAFDELGPLSDRSQRAANEWLGNQVAETTSLARQARELGATAASAFGAGFGGSVWALVPLGAADTFAASWAAAHAAAFPSVAGNAEVFVSPAGPGAMQW; encoded by the coding sequence ATGACCGACGACGTGCAGCAGCTCAGGCGCATTGGACTGTCGGAGGCCCAGGCTGCCATCAAGGCGGAAATGTTCCGGCGGGCCGACGAGGCGCTCGACGGCATCGGGGCCGATGCGGCGAGGTGGAGCATCTGGGTGCCTGGCCGACTCGAGGTCTTCGGCAAACACACGGACTACGCCGGTGGCCGCAGCGTGCTCTGCGCCGTCGAGCGCGGATTCGTCGTCCGGGCCGCGCTCCGGCGCGACCGGCGCGTGCGTGCCGTCGATGTAGCGCTGCAGGACAGCTGCGACACGTCGCTGGATCCAGACGTGCCAAAGCCGGAGGCGGGGTGGCAACGTTACGTGGCGACGGTGGCGCGGCGCCTGGCGCGCAACTTTCCCTCGGCGCGTCGCGGCGTGGACCTCGCGTTCCACTCTGACCTCCCGATCGCGGCCGGCATGAGCAGTTCCAGTGCGCTCATGATCGCGGTGTTCGTGTCGCTGGCCAAGTCGAACGATTTGCGGAGCTCCGAAGAGTTCCGTCGCGAAATCTTTTCGCGCGAGGAGCTGGCCACGTACCTCGGCTGCATCGAGAACGGGGACGCGTTCCGCTCGCTCGAGGGTGACGGCGGCGTGGGCACGTTCGGGGGAAGCCAGGACCACACGGCCATCATGTGCAGCATTCCGGGCCGCCTGGTGCAGTACGGCTTTCGCCCCGTGCACCGTGAGGCCGTGTACCGCATGCCGCCAACGCACACGTTCGTGGTGGCGTCCTCCGGTGTGGTCGCCGAGAAGACGGTGGGAGCCCGCGACGCCTACAACCGCGCGTCACGCATGGTGACGCACCTGGTCTCGGCGTGGAACGGGACGACCGGTCGAGCGGATCCAACGCTCGCGGACGCACTGCGCAGCAATGCCCGCGCGTCGGCGCGTCTGCACGAAATCGCGCGCGCGGAAACAGGGCCGTTCTCAGCGGACGAGTTGACGCAGCGGCTTCAGCAGTTCGAGCTCGAGGCGCTGGAACTGATCCCGGCGGTGGGCAGCGCGCTGGCGCGTGGCGCGTTCGACGAGCTGGGGCCGCTGTCCGATCGTTCGCAGCGTGCGGCGAACGAGTGGCTGGGCAACCAGGTGGCCGAGACCACGTCGCTGGCGCGACAGGCCCGCGAACTGGGGGCAACGGCGGCGTCGGCGTTCGGCGCGGGGTTCGGTGGCAGCGTGTGGGCGCTCGTCCCGTTAGGCGCCGCCGACACATTTGCCGCTTCGTGGGCGGCCGCGCATGCCGCCGCGTTCCCATCGGTGGCCGGAAACGCCGAGGTCTTCGTCTCACCGGCGGGGCCGGGCGCGATGCAATGGTGA